The nucleotide window AGAAAGAGGTGGATTTAGAGACTAAAAAACTTATATTAAATCTGCTTTTTAAAAACATCAAAATCGCCCACAAAAAGATTTTTTCTTTTGAATTTTTTGCCCCCTTTAATTTTTTATTTTTTGAGGAAAAACAAAAATGCCAAACCAAGAATCTAAAAAGAGTTACGAATTTTTTGCCCCCAAAGTCTTTATCCGGACTTTCGGCTGCCAGATGAACGAGAGGGATTCCGAGATCATTTACGGCCTTATGATGGACAGGGGCTGGAAGAAGGCGGAATCGGCGGATGAGGCGGACTGCGTACTTATTAATACGTGCTCGGTGAGGCATCACGCGGAGCAACGCGCATACAGCAATATGGGCATGCTCGCGAAACTCAAGAGGAGAAAACCGCATCTTGTGCTAGGATTTGTGGGGTGTACCGCCGAGAAAGATAAAGAGATAGTATTTAAACGCCTGCCGCACGTAGATCTGGTGGTCGGTCCGTCCAGCATTTACGAAATTCCGGATTGTATCGAAGAGGCGCTTGGGGGGCGAAAAAAAGCCCTTCGGATCGGAAGAAAAGTAAGGCCGGAACATGATAACCCGGTATATCATGAAGATAGTAACAGAGCTTATATTTCTATAAGCGAAGGATGCGACAATTTCTGTTCTTACTGCATAGTGCCTTATGTCAGGGGCAGGCAGCGCAGCAGGCCTGCCGATGCGATAATAAATGAGATCCGCCTCGCCGCCAAAACGGGCATATCGGAGATCACTCTTCTGGGCCAGAATGTAAATTCGTATGCCAAGGACATTGAAGCGGGCTATAATTTTACGGATTTACTTAAAGATGTGGCAAAGATAGACGGCGTAAAAAGGATAAGATTCGTTACCTGCCATCCAAAGGACACAAAAGAAGAGCTTTTTCGCGCCATGCGCGATATGCCTAAGGTGCACAGGCATATCCATCTGCCGCTTCAGTCGGGATCGGCCGCAATATTAAAGGCGATGAAAAGAGGCTATACGTCGGAGCATTATTTGGATCTGGTCGAAAAACTACGCAAATATATGCCGGATTGCAACCTCACCACCGATATAATCGTCGGGTTTCCCGGAGAGAGCGACAAGGACTTCAAAGATACGTTGAATATAATGAAGAAGATAAAATTTGACAGCGCTTATATATTTAAATATTCCCCTCGGCCGCCCGCAGAATCGTGTGAATTAGAAGACGATGTTACGGAGGACGTAAAAAAGAAGCGCCACGCCGTTCTTCTGGACGAGCAGAAAATCATTTCAAAAATGAAGAGCGGGGAGCGGGAAAGCCACCCCTTACCGATGGCGTAGTTTACATAATGAGGGTCTGACCCCAAAGGCAACTTGAAGAAAATGGCAGCTTGTGATAAAATAATGGATATGAAAAGGATAATCATATTTTTATTAGCGCTTATACTGATAGTGCCGGCATATGCCGTACCCGCATACGCGGGGACTAGTGTATTTGACAGAGGCCCTGCCGAAGAAAAGGCGAGCAGCCGAACCAGCGCGCCCAACATTGAAGAGGCCTTTGTAAAAGGCGATTATAACGAGGTCGTGAGAATGGCGAGCTCATATCTTAACTACCGCCCCAAAAATGACGAAAAGATACAATGTCTTATGGGCAGGGCGCTTCTCAAATTGAACAGGCTTGATGAGGGGCGCAGCCGCTTTTTTAAAGTGGCCGAAGAGACGAAAGACAAAAAATTTCAGGCGGAAGCGACCATCGGTATAGCCGATTCATATTATCTTGACGAGGAATACAGGCAGGCGAGAGACTATTACGAAAAAGTGGCAAGATTGTATCCCGATCTTGATAACATGAACATAGTGTATTATGCACTCGGCAAGTGTTATTCAAAGCTGGACAATGCCGCGACAGCAAAAGAATATTATGACAAACTCATGCGGCTTTATCCCAATAGCCTTGAAGCAAAGCTTCTTAAAGGAGAAGGTACCGATTCTGTGACTTACTGTGTGCAGGTGGGTTCGTTTAATAAACTCGAAAATGCGGAAAGGTTGCGCGCTGAACTTAAATCCAAGGGCTTTGACGCGTTTATTCAGACCGTGACGGTGGAAGGAACTTATTTTTACCGGGTAAGAGTGGGCAAATATTCGCGGATCGGAGATGTCGAAGATGTGGCGCGAAACCTGCGAAATAAGGGTTACACAACGAAGGTGTGCCCGTAATGGTTAATTTTTACATAGCGGCATTTTTGGCCGATTTCGCGGTAGGAGCGGCACTTCTGGCGTTGCCGCTCTTTCTTATTTACAGGTTTGCCGCCTCTTCGCTTTTACTGGGAATATTGGGCGCTGTCGGGGCGCTGGTTTATTCATCGGGAGTCGTGATAATCGGCAGGATGTCCGATAGATTTAACCGCAAAAAGATAATTCTCTTCGGCTGCGGCCTCTTCGTGCTTGTCTATTCAACCGTCCCCTTTTTAAAAACGACAAACCAGATACTTATAGCTTATGCCTTCGGAAGTTTATCCATGGCGGCATTTTGGCCAATACTGCAGTCATGGCTTTCTCAAGGACTAGGTAAGCGCGACCTCATGAGATCGCTTACCATTTTTAATATTTCGTGGAGCGCCGGCCTTATGCTGGGTTTTTTATCCGCCGGTTTTTTGTTTGCGCTTGGCCAAAAGATACCCTTTTTAATCGGTGTTATTTCTATTCTAGCTGCCACGGTCTTTCTCTATAGGCAGCCGCTTACGCCCGCGATAAAAAAAGACGCCGGCGGAAATATAGCTGTGGAAATATGGGCGGACAAACCGGCAAATTATACGCCTTTTGTGTACGCGGCCTGGATCGCCAATTTTGTAAGCTGGTTTAATCTAGGAGTTATGCGCAACCTTTTTCCGAAGCTGGGTACGGAGCTGGGGTTTTCTACTGCCATTGTCGGGACTCTTATTTTTATCATAACATTTGCCCAGACAGCCATGTTTTTCATTCTCGGCAAAACTCACAGATGGCATTATAGGCTGGGGCCGATGATCCTTTTTCAATTTTTCGCGTTTCTGTCTTTGTGGGTATTTGCTTTTTCATCCCGCACCGTTTACTTCGCGATTGCGGCGGTGTTTTTGGGGTTATCAGCGGGTGTAACTTACTTTTCAAGCATCTTTTACAGCCTGCACGGTTCAAAGGATAAAGGCAAAAAGAGCGGCCTTCACGAGGCAGTAATCGGTACAGGCGCTTTATTTGGGCCGCTTGCCGGAGGATTTTTCGCGGCCGAATTCGGCATACGCGCGCCGTACATCGTCGCAGCGGTTGTGCTGGCAGCTGCAATGTTGGTAGAGGTAACAATAGTACGCAAACAGCCGTTGAAACACTAATCTGGCAATTCTAACCTGGTTAGATTTGCCAGGTTAGAATGAACATGTCCCGCGCCAAGGCCAAAAATGAGCAAAAAACCAAAAATAATATTCATATTAGGGCCGACGGGGGTAGGGAAGAGCGAATTTGCCGTAAAACTTGCCAAAAAAATAAAAGGCGAGATCATCTCCTCGGACTCCATGCAGGTATATAAAAACATGGGGATATTGAGCCAGTATCCGTCTTTAAAGTTGCGAAGACAGGTTCCGCATCACCTCGTAGGTGTTTTGAGCCCTTCGAAAGAATGGAGCGCCGCAGATTTTGTGGCAACGGCCAAGAAGATCGCAGGCGACATAATACGCCGAAGAAGAACGCCCGTAATAGCGGGCGGAACAGGCTTGTACGCAAGGGCCTTTATAGAGGGGCTCTTTATAGCTCCGCCGAAAAACGAGGCCTTGCGCAGAAAATTATACAAAGAAGCGGAAGATAAGGGTAACGCGAAACTTTACGCGAAATTGAAAAAGATAGACCCGCTTTACGCGTCAAAGATACACCCGAACGACACGCGCAGAGTAGTGAGGGCCCTTGAAGTATATAAGCTGACCGGCAAGCCGTTTTCCGCTCATCACAAAGAGACCAAGGGACTTAAAGATAACTATGCGATATCGATCTTTATATTGAATAGAAACCGCGAAAAATTATACGACAGAATAAACAAGCGCGTAGATAAGATGTTTCGCTGCGGCGTAACGAAAGAAGTCAAAAGGTTGCGGCGATTCAGGCTCAGCAAAACGGCGAAGGCGGTTTTAGGATTCAGCGAAATAAGCGCTTATCTTAAAGGCGAAGCCACGCTCGAGGAAACAAAAGAACTTCTCAAAATGAATACGCGGCGTTACGCAAAGCGGCAATTAACATGGTTCAGGAGAGAAAAGGGCGCTTTATGGAAAAAGCTGTAATAGTTACAGTAAGGCATGAAAAAGAAGACAGTAAGTGGAGTATTGAGGACCTTTCCGCCGAACTTCGCGAGCTTGTCGTCTCGAGCGGTGTCCGCATAGCCGGCGAAGCGCTTGCCAGGTGCTCCGAATTTTCACCCAAGTATCTCGTCGGAAAAGGCAAGGTGGAAGAGATACTCCAACTGGCGCAGGCCGAAAATGCGAATGTTGTAATATTTAATCATGACCTGAGCGGCACCCAGCAGCGAAATCTTGAGGACGTATTTGAAATAAAGACGATAGACAGGACTCAGCTCATTCTTGATATATTTGCCCAAAGGGCTCATTCAAAAGAGGGCAAGCTTCAGGTAGAGTTGGCGCAGCTTGTATACCTGATGCCCCGCCTTGTCGGCGAAGGCGTAATGCTTTCAAGGCTCGGGGGCGGCATAGGGACGAGAGGCCCGGGCGAACAAAAACTTGAGATGGAGAGGCGAAACATACGCGATAGTATAGCCCAGCTCAAAAAAGACCTGGATGACATTACGGCGCAAAGAGATGCGCGCAGAAAAAATAGAGAACGTTTTTTAGCATCAAGCATAGCCATGGTTGGCTATACAAATGCCGGCAAATCGACTCTGTTCAATGCTCTTACTGAAGCCGGTGTCGCAGTAAAAGACAAATTATTCAGCACGCTTGACCCTACCATCAGAAGGTACGTCCTTCCGGACAATCAAAGAGTGCTTCTTTCGGACACCGTCGGGTTTATACACAACCTTCCGCACCACTTGGTGGAATCGTTCAAAGCCACCCTGGAAGAGACTGTCCATGCCGATATACTGCTTCATGTTATAGACGCGAGCCACCCTAAGATACAAGAGTGCGTGCGGGCAGTGAAGGGCGTTCTGGAAGACCTGGAAATAGGGGACAAGCCCGTCATAAACGTCTTGAACAAAAAAGATAAGATAACCGATAATATTATTTTATCCAGCATTGAAAAGCAATTCGAACATCCTGTCCTAATATCTGCCCTTAAGCATGATGGCATAGATGGCCTGATAGGAAGGATAGAGCGGGAAATATCGCAGTTGACCACTGAAATAAAGATAACGCTGTCGCATGCCGAGATGAAGAAATACAGCATGATACGGGAGCACGGCAAGGTGCTTAAAGAGGAGTTCAGGGATGACGCCATATATATTGAGGCAAAAATCCCTAAAAGGCTAGTTCCGCTGGTTTCGCCTGAAAAAAGGGCCAAAATAACTTGACAAAAGACAATAGAGTGCTAAAATACCAGATTAGCACTCTATTTATCCGAGTGCTAATCCTGAAAATAGGGACCGGCCATGCATAGCGCAAAAAGATTGAATAACAGGCAGGAAGATGTCTTAAGAATAGTGGTGAATTCTCATGTGCAGTCGGCCCTTCCGGTAGGTTCTGCCAAAGTAGCCGAGATGCTGGGGCTTTCAAGCGCGACTATCCGCAATGTAATGGTTGAGCTCGAAGAGATGGGATATATTGCGCATCCACATACATCAGCAGGCAGGATGCCTACGGACGAAGGCTACAGGTATTATATAGATTCGCTGATGCAAATAAGGGAACTTAGTGGCAACATAATAGATAGTATAGTAGAAAAGTATCGCCGCGATATATATTCAACGGAAGATGTTATGGAGAGGACATCCGGACTTATATCGGACCTCACCAGGTATGTCGGCATAACCGTGGAGCTCTGCTCAGAAAGGGTATACTTTGACGGAGCGAGCCATATTCTCGAACAGCCCGAATTCAGGGATTTCAAGAAACTTCAAAACATATTTAGGTGCCTGGAAGATAAGATCAGCATGCTCCATTTTTTATGCGATGATGTCGAAGACGGCAGACTAGCAATTTCTATTGGCAAGGAGAACAAGCTGAGTAATTTCAAAGATTGCACCGTAGTAAGTAGGGGATATAAAAGAAGAGGGAAAGCATCGGGCAGGCTGGGTGTTATAGGGCCGAAAAGGATGGTCTATGAAAAAGTCGTGCCGATGGTAGGATTTTTGGCCGATATGGTATCCAGGGTGATCGACGAAATAGATGATTAAGGGAGTCAAGGGATGAAAGACAAAGAGAACCAGGGCGAAAAGGATGAAGCGCTGAACATCTCTAAGGCGGAATACGAGTCGCTTAAAGAGCGGGCGGAAGAAAAAGAGGCCTTTTACGACAAATATTTGCGCGCAAGCGCAGAATTGGAAAATACCAAGAAGCGCCTCGAAAAAGATAAGGCAGATTCAATAAAATATGCCAATACTGCCTTTATGCTGGAGTTTCTTCCTATATTGGATAATCTGGAGATAGCGGAAAGGCATATAAAAGAGGCAAAGGATTTCAAGGCAGTGCAGGAAGGCGTGGATATGATCCAGGTTCAGATACAGCGCTTTCTGAAGGATATAGGCGTAGAAAAGATAAAAGCAGTCGGGGAAAAATTTGACCCTCATCAGCATGAAGTAGTGGAGGTGGACGAAACCGGCGAGGGGAATGATGATGTAATAGTGGAAGAACTGAAGCCGGGTTACAGATTGAATGGTGTACTTTTGAGGCCGGCACTGGTAAAGATTGCTAAAAAGAAAGGATAAGACTATGGCTAAGATAATAGGAATAGACTTAGGCACATCAAATTCCGCGGCAGCGTATATGGAGGGCGGCAAGCCTGTTATTATTCCCTCTGCCGAGGGCGCGGGTGTTGCTTCCGGTAAGGCATTTCCGTCATATGTCGCGTTTACGAAAGACGGACAGCGTTTAGTGGGCGAGCCGGCGCGCCGGCAGGCGGCTATAAATGCCGAGGGAACCATTCAGGCAGCCAAGCGGAAGATGGGCACCGATTTCAAGTTTAAAGTCTATGGCAAGGAATATACGCCGCAGCAGATATCGGCCTTCATCCTGCAAAAGATAAAACAGGACGCGGAGGCATATCTCGGAGATAAAATCGAGGAAGTAGTCATAACATGCCCTGCGTATTTTGACGACAATCAAAGGACGGCTACGAAAGACGCGGGCGAGATCGCGGGTTTGAAAGTTTTAAGAATAATCAACGAGCCGACAGCCGCTTGTCTTGCCTATGGCCTTGAGAAGGCTCAAAAAGCGCAGAAGATCATGGTCTTCGATCTGGGCGGCGGGACATTGGATGTCACTATAATGGAAATGGACCAGGGCGTATTTCATGTGCAATCGACATCGGGCGACACTCAATTAGGCGGCACGGATATGGATAAGGTCCTGCTTGAATATATTGCCGGACAATTTAAGCGCGAAACCGGCATAGACATCACGAATGATAAGATGGCCGTCCAGAGACTGCGCGAAGGCGCTGAAAAGGCGAAGGTGGAATTGTCATCGACGCTTACTACCGATATTAATCTGCCGTTTATTACGGCCGATTCGACCGGCCCCAAACATCTGACCATGGCGATCACCCGGGCGAAATTGGAAGACCTGATTTTACCTATAATAGAGCGATGCAAGCATCCTATGGAGCAGGCGATTTCCGACGCGAAATTATCGCCTAAGGACATAGACCGTATTATCATGGTGGGCGGCCCGACGAGGATGCCTATCATCCAAAAATTTGTTGAAGATTATATAGGTAAAAAGATCGAACGCGGTGTCGACCCAATGGAGTGCGTGGCGCTTGGCGCGGCTATTCAGGCGGCGATCATTAAAGGCGATGTGAAGGATGTGCTTCTTTTGGATGTCACGCCGCTTTCTTTGGGCATAGAGACTTTGGGCGGGGTAAACACTAAATTGATAGAAAGAAACGCCTCTATCCCCACACAAAAAAGCCAGATCTTTTCCACCGCAGCGGACAATCAGACCGCGGTTACGATTAGAGTTTTACAGGGCGAGCGGCAGATGGCGGACGGCAACGTGGAATTAGGCAGATTCGATCTTGTCGGGATACCTAGCGCGCCTCGCGGCGTGCCGCAGATCGAAGTAAAATTTGATATAGATAGAGATGGCATAGTCCACGTATCGGCAAAGGACCTGGGTACCGGTAAAGAGCAGTCAATACGCATCACGGCGCCGAAGAAACTTTCCAAGGAAGAGATAGATAAGATGGTCAAGAACGCGGAACAGTTTGCCGCCGAAGACGCGAAGAGAAAAGAAGAAGTTGAGATAATAAACCAGGCAGACACTCTGACGTACAGTACTGAAAAGTCCCTTAAAGATTACGGCGACAAAGTAAGCCCAGAGGAGCGCGCTGATATAGAAGCGAAACTAAATGACCTTAAGAGCGCGGTAAAAGATAAAAATATTTCAAGGATAAAGACCTCCATGGAGGATCTGACCAAGGCGTCCCATAAACTTGCCGAGGAGATATATAAACAGGCGTCTGCCAAACAGAAAGAGCAGGGCGGGCCCGAGCAGGCCTCCGGCGCCGGCAGTTCGCAAAAGCAGGCGGAAGACGGCCCGGCGGGAGCCGAAGGCGGCCCGGCATCCGGCGGGAAAAAGAAAGATGATGACATCATCGACGCGGAATACAAAGAAGAATAACCAACAACCATTGCAGCTGGACCAATAACGTAGAAAAATTATGCCAAGCACCAAACGCGATTATTACGAAATATTGGGCGCAAAAAAGAGCGCCACACTTGATGAGATAAAGAAGGCATATCGCCAGCTGGCCATGAGCCATCATCCCGATCGAGTTCCTTCTGACGAGAAGAAGGCAGCCGAAGAAAAGTTTAAGGAGATCTCAGAGGCGTATGCCGTATTGTCGGATGCCCAAAAGAGGGCCCTATATGATCAGCACGGACACGCCGGCATAGACCAAAAATACGCTTATGAGGATATCTTCAGGGGCGCCGACTTTAACAGCGTATTTCAGGATTTAGGCAACGCCGGTTTCAGCGGCAGTATCTTTGAAGATATTTTCAGCGATTTGGGGTTTAATATATCCGGGGGAAGAAGCAGCCGCGGCCAAAGAGTGCGCAGAGGGCGTGATTTGGAAATCACCGTCGAGATAACTCTTGAAGAAGCGGCTTCGGGTACGGAGAAGACCATAACCGTACCGCGATATGATGTCTGCCCCGCCTGCTCCGGTACCGGAGTGAAATCGGGCACAAAAAAGACCGCCTGTTCCCAATGCAGGGGATCAGGTCAGGTGGTGACATCAAACGGCTTCTTTCAGCTAAGACAGACGTGTCCTCGATGCCGCGGCGAAGGAAACGTTATACAGACGCCTTGCCCCGGTTGCCGCGGAGAAGGCAGGGTCAAGCAGGTCCATAAAATAAAAGTCAAGATACCTCCCGGAGTTGATACCGGCTCGCATTTGAGAGTCAGGGGCGAGGGAGAAGAAGGCGCTGCGGGTAGGGGCGATCTATACGTTATTATAGAGATGCGCCAGCATCCGGTTTTCGAAAGGCACCATACCGATCTATTTATGGAGATAACAATAAACTTGCCTAAAGCGATATTGGGAGGGGAAACAGAGGTGCCTACGCTTGACGGCCACGTAATGATGAAGATACCGCCCGGCACGCAAAGCGGCAAAATATTCAGGATTAAAGATAAGGGTATTCCGGATGTCCACACAAAGCGTTCGGGAGATGAATTGGTGAGAGTCAATATTGAAATTCCCAAACGCCTTACGTCCGAACAGCGAAGGCTGATAGAGGAATTCGCGAAGATATCAGGAAAATAGCATGCCGACATATGAATACGAATGCAAAAAATGCGGGCATCGTTTTGAGATATTTCAACAGATGTCCGATAAGCCTCTTAAAAAATGCCCCGAATGTTCGTCCGCTGTCAAAAGATTGATGGGAACGGGCGGCGGCATCATATTTAAGGGCTCCGGGTTTTACGCGAACGATTACAAATCCAAAAAAGATAATGCCGCGCCCAAATCGTGCCCCAATGCCACCAAAGACAGTCCATCCTGCGGCTCGTGCGGGGCAAATAGTGGCGGCGGCAAATAATGGCAAACCAAAAAAAGTATTTTTTAAAATTTTGGTTTCCTGTTATAATATACGCTGTCTTGATTTTCTGGGGTTCCTCGCTGGAGAGCCCTTTTGAGGTAGGCTTTGAAATATACGGTCTCGATAAGATACTTCATGCGCTGGAATATGCCGTGCTGGGGATTCTTTTGGCAAGGGCTCTTGGCGCCTCCATGCCGGATATTTCATACGGCAGGCTGATATTTATAACTTTTATCATTGGTACTTTTTACGGGCTGACCGACGAATTTCATCAGCAGTTTACTCCGGAAAGGACGGCAAGCCTTTTGGACTTAACGGCCGATGCTATAGGCAGTTTCTTAGGCGCTTTGGCATTTATATCATTCAGAAAAAGGTATAAGGCAATAATAAATGGCTAAGATCTCACCTTTTAGGGGCGTATTATATAACAAAGAAAAGATAAAACACTTTGAAACGGTGATATCCCCTCCCTATGATGTTATATCCTCTTCGATGCGCGATGAGCTTTACAAGGCAGATCAGTACAATATCGTCAGGATCATATTGGGAAAAGAGCTTACCACCGACAATAAATCATATAATAAATATACACGCGCCGCTAATTTTATCGATCAATGGCTCGAGATCGGCGCGCTCAAAAAAGATAAGTCGCCCGCCATATATGTATGTGAGCAAAAGTATCTTCATAAGGGAAAACCCAAAAGCCGCATTGGTTTTATTTCGCTTATGAGGATAGAAGACCCTAAAACAAGCCTCGTCCTTCCGCACGAATATACGTTCTCCAAGCCGAAAGAAGACAGACTTAATCTTATCCGCGCCGTAAAGGCCAATACGGAGCCCATCTTTTGCATATTTGAAGATGACGCCAATGTCGTTACCAATACCTTAAGGGCATATTGCAAAAAGCACGCGCCTATCATAACCGTCCAATTCGAAGGAATAGAGAATAGGGTTTGGACCCTTGCGCAAAGCGCAATAATAAAAAAGATAGAGCATAGGCTGGACAAGAAACAGGTCTTCATAGCCGATGGCCACCACAGATACGAAGTTTCGCTGGCATTTAGGGATGAGATGCGCCGCAAGCTTGGGCCAAAAAGAGCGAAAGAATTTGAAAACATCATGGTCTATTTTTCCAGCCTGACCGATGATAATCTTACGATTTTTTCCACATATCGCGTAGTAAAGAGCCTGGGCAATATAAAATGGAGAGAGGCAGAATCGAAGTTGAAGAGGTATTTTTATATAGAAAATGTAAATACTAAAGACGAGATGTTCAATGCCCTTGAAACGGCCGGTTCCGATTACGCGTTCGGTGTTTTCTTTAAGGACGGCAGATTCCGCGTGTTGAAGCTGAAAGACGAATCCATGCTGAATGAGGTAATAAAGGAGAGGAAATCCCGCGAATGGAGGCGCCTCAACGTGACCGTTCTCCATTTTCTGGTGTTTGCCCATATATTTCATATCGAAAAATTTTCATCTAACGATGAGAATATAACGTACACCAGAGACGAGGATTATGCTATACAGCAGGTCGCGAAAGGCGAATGCGAAATAGCTTTCTTCCAGCTGCCGACAAAGATGTCCGAGGTCCGAGATATAGCCAAAAAAGGTGACAGGATGCCGCATAAATCTACGTACTTTTATCCGAAGCCTTTAAGCGGGCTTGTAATGAATAGATTTTAGCGAAATAGCCATGGAAGCCGTAATCTGGCAATTCTAACCTGGTTAGATTTGTCAGGTTACGAGGAACGTGTCCCGCGTCAAGGCAACTATGCATTTAGATTCTATCAAAGAAGCGTTAAGGAACGGCGAGGTCAAGAAGGTGGCGGAACTGACCGGCGCCGCCATAAGCGCAAATATTCCGATCAGGGACATCCTTGATACGCTTATAAAAGGGATGGACGAGATAGGAAAGAGATTCAAAAATAACGAAATATTTATCCCCGAAGTCCTTATTTCTGCCAAGGCCATGCACGCGGGGCTCAACATGCTTGAACCGCACTTTTCGAAAAGCGGCATAAAGCCGGTGGGGAAGATAGGCATAGGGACGGTAAAAGGCGATCTTCACGATATAGGGAAAAATCTCGTGGCTATGATGTTCAGGGGCGCGGGGTTTGAAGTGCTGGATCTGGGCATAGATGTTCCGGCGGAAAAATTCATTGATACGGCAAAGAATAAAGACGTCAACATAATAGCGATGTCGTCACTATTGACAACCTCTATGGGCTCAATGAAAGCTGTGATCAGCGAGCTTAAAAAAGAGGGTCTTATGGGCAAAGTAAAGACAATGGTAGGAGGGGCCCCTGTGACGGAAGATTTTGCCGGATCTATAGGGGCTGACGGCTACGCAAAGGACGCTTCTTCCGCCGTTGACAAGGCAAGAGAACTTATCGGTTTACGCGCCCGAGACGAATAAGGTATAATGGAGACAATATGGCATTATTCGGAAAGCCCAGATATACGATTGTAAAAGTAGCCAAGAAGAGGCAGGATATTCCCGAGGGGCTGTGGACTAAGTGCGGTGAATGCGGAGAGATAGCATACAACAAGAAACTTGAGGAGAACCTTAAGGTATGCCCCAAATGCAATTATCATTTCAAAGTAGGCGCCTACGAAAGAATAGATATGCTGCTCGACAAGAATACCTTCAAGGAGATCGACAAGAATATCCAGTCGAAAGACCCGCTCAATTTCAAAGGCCCAAAAAAATATAAAGATAAGCTGGAACATGATAAAAAAGCGACGGGGCTGAAAGATGCGGTTGTTTGCGGCGAAGGTAAGATAGAGGAAAAGAAACTCGTCCTGGCGGTTACTGATTCCCGATTCATAATGGGTAGTATGGGTTCCGTAGTCGGCGAAAAGATAACGAGGGCCATAGAGAAAGCGACGCGCGAAAAACTTCCCGTAGTCATATGTTCCGGATCCGGAGGGGGCGCAAGGATGTATGAGGGCATGTTTTCCCTTATGCAGATGGTAAAGACAAGCGCTGCGGTAAGCAAGCATAATAAAGCCGGACTCCTATTCATTTCATTACTTACAAATCCCACTATGGCGGGCGTAATGGCGAGCTTTGCGTCCTTGGGCGATGTGATAATGGCAGAGCCGAAGGCTCTTATAGGATTTACCGGCCCAAGGGTAATAGAGCAGACCATAAGGCAGAGATTGCCCCACGGTTTTCAGCAATCAGAATTTATGCTTGAGCACGGTTTGATAGATATGGTTGTGCATCGCAAAGACCTGAGAAGCACCATATCAGGTCTTATGGATTATTTATCTTGAAAA belongs to Candidatus Omnitrophota bacterium and includes:
- the dnaK gene encoding molecular chaperone DnaK, which produces MAKIIGIDLGTSNSAAAYMEGGKPVIIPSAEGAGVASGKAFPSYVAFTKDGQRLVGEPARRQAAINAEGTIQAAKRKMGTDFKFKVYGKEYTPQQISAFILQKIKQDAEAYLGDKIEEVVITCPAYFDDNQRTATKDAGEIAGLKVLRIINEPTAACLAYGLEKAQKAQKIMVFDLGGGTLDVTIMEMDQGVFHVQSTSGDTQLGGTDMDKVLLEYIAGQFKRETGIDITNDKMAVQRLREGAEKAKVELSSTLTTDINLPFITADSTGPKHLTMAITRAKLEDLILPIIERCKHPMEQAISDAKLSPKDIDRIIMVGGPTRMPIIQKFVEDYIGKKIERGVDPMECVALGAAIQAAIIKGDVKDVLLLDVTPLSLGIETLGGVNTKLIERNASIPTQKSQIFSTAADNQTAVTIRVLQGERQMADGNVELGRFDLVGIPSAPRGVPQIEVKFDIDRDGIVHVSAKDLGTGKEQSIRITAPKKLSKEEIDKMVKNAEQFAAEDAKRKEEVEIINQADTLTYSTEKSLKDYGDKVSPEERADIEAKLNDLKSAVKDKNISRIKTSMEDLTKASHKLAEEIYKQASAKQKEQGGPEQASGAGSSQKQAEDGPAGAEGGPASGGKKKDDDIIDAEYKEE
- the dnaJ gene encoding molecular chaperone DnaJ, giving the protein MPSTKRDYYEILGAKKSATLDEIKKAYRQLAMSHHPDRVPSDEKKAAEEKFKEISEAYAVLSDAQKRALYDQHGHAGIDQKYAYEDIFRGADFNSVFQDLGNAGFSGSIFEDIFSDLGFNISGGRSSRGQRVRRGRDLEITVEITLEEAASGTEKTITVPRYDVCPACSGTGVKSGTKKTACSQCRGSGQVVTSNGFFQLRQTCPRCRGEGNVIQTPCPGCRGEGRVKQVHKIKVKIPPGVDTGSHLRVRGEGEEGAAGRGDLYVIIEMRQHPVFERHHTDLFMEITINLPKAILGGETEVPTLDGHVMMKIPPGTQSGKIFRIKDKGIPDVHTKRSGDELVRVNIEIPKRLTSEQRRLIEEFAKISGK
- a CDS encoding zinc ribbon domain-containing protein; amino-acid sequence: MPTYEYECKKCGHRFEIFQQMSDKPLKKCPECSSAVKRLMGTGGGIIFKGSGFYANDYKSKKDNAAPKSCPNATKDSPSCGSCGANSGGGK
- a CDS encoding VanZ family protein, translating into MANQKKYFLKFWFPVIIYAVLIFWGSSLESPFEVGFEIYGLDKILHALEYAVLGILLARALGASMPDISYGRLIFITFIIGTFYGLTDEFHQQFTPERTASLLDLTADAIGSFLGALAFISFRKRYKAIING
- a CDS encoding DUF1015 domain-containing protein, whose amino-acid sequence is MAKISPFRGVLYNKEKIKHFETVISPPYDVISSSMRDELYKADQYNIVRIILGKELTTDNKSYNKYTRAANFIDQWLEIGALKKDKSPAIYVCEQKYLHKGKPKSRIGFISLMRIEDPKTSLVLPHEYTFSKPKEDRLNLIRAVKANTEPIFCIFEDDANVVTNTLRAYCKKHAPIITVQFEGIENRVWTLAQSAIIKKIEHRLDKKQVFIADGHHRYEVSLAFRDEMRRKLGPKRAKEFENIMVYFSSLTDDNLTIFSTYRVVKSLGNIKWREAESKLKRYFYIENVNTKDEMFNALETAGSDYAFGVFFKDGRFRVLKLKDESMLNEVIKERKSREWRRLNVTVLHFLVFAHIFHIEKFSSNDENITYTRDEDYAIQQVAKGECEIAFFQLPTKMSEVRDIAKKGDRMPHKSTYFYPKPLSGLVMNRF
- a CDS encoding corrinoid protein, whose protein sequence is MHLDSIKEALRNGEVKKVAELTGAAISANIPIRDILDTLIKGMDEIGKRFKNNEIFIPEVLISAKAMHAGLNMLEPHFSKSGIKPVGKIGIGTVKGDLHDIGKNLVAMMFRGAGFEVLDLGIDVPAEKFIDTAKNKDVNIIAMSSLLTTSMGSMKAVISELKKEGLMGKVKTMVGGAPVTEDFAGSIGADGYAKDASSAVDKARELIGLRARDE
- the accD gene encoding acetyl-CoA carboxylase, carboxyltransferase subunit beta, with the protein product MALFGKPRYTIVKVAKKRQDIPEGLWTKCGECGEIAYNKKLEENLKVCPKCNYHFKVGAYERIDMLLDKNTFKEIDKNIQSKDPLNFKGPKKYKDKLEHDKKATGLKDAVVCGEGKIEEKKLVLAVTDSRFIMGSMGSVVGEKITRAIEKATREKLPVVICSGSGGGARMYEGMFSLMQMVKTSAAVSKHNKAGLLFISLLTNPTMAGVMASFASLGDVIMAEPKALIGFTGPRVIEQTIRQRLPHGFQQSEFMLEHGLIDMVVHRKDLRSTISGLMDYLS